From a region of the Candidatus Binatia bacterium genome:
- a CDS encoding carbohydrate porin: MGRSTIALLVCCAFAAGAAGSAAAESTESTESESTESESTKSAQAEGDRAGVAASKRMHPPKKRDQSRAAEAVGSTTQVLDRWKKWLGEKDFLIGFDLAFYDQYASRVRKGQANAATFAWQLFVDYQIYDFENAGALHVAGTFLGTFGTDYNPAEDPLSDRVGAISTVNGNVYPNGIAVDEFYAHYLSDDTDWVFALGKLDMSYFFDTNRVANDAYRQFVSFAFENDLSIPFPIYGGAGALARWNASEDFYVMLGAGDASTDERIPWGNVVNGSWWQLLEAGLTIEPEALGVGNYRLTGWHSDSGPGNGFGIGINIAQNLGVSWLVGFFRAGTGDPSQTNVRTALSGGLSFQGPFGRPNDEAGVALSWADPATGGRDETFGETFYRIALTPRLSLSPGLQIVMNPSENLQDDLSVVGGVRVLWML; this comes from the coding sequence ATGGGACGGTCCACGATCGCGCTTCTCGTTTGCTGCGCGTTTGCCGCAGGCGCGGCCGGGTCCGCGGCCGCCGAGAGCACCGAGAGCACCGAGTCCGAGAGCACCGAGTCCGAGAGCACCAAGTCCGCACAGGCTGAGGGCGATCGGGCGGGCGTCGCTGCCTCGAAGCGGATGCATCCGCCGAAGAAGCGGGACCAATCACGAGCGGCCGAAGCGGTCGGCTCGACGACTCAAGTCCTCGACCGGTGGAAGAAGTGGCTGGGCGAGAAAGACTTCCTCATCGGATTCGACCTAGCCTTCTATGACCAGTACGCGAGCCGGGTCCGTAAGGGCCAGGCGAACGCCGCGACGTTCGCCTGGCAGCTGTTCGTCGACTACCAGATCTACGACTTCGAGAACGCCGGCGCCCTACACGTAGCCGGCACTTTCCTCGGTACGTTCGGCACCGACTACAACCCGGCCGAGGACCCGCTCTCCGACCGGGTCGGAGCGATCTCAACCGTGAACGGAAACGTCTACCCCAACGGCATCGCCGTTGACGAGTTCTACGCGCACTACCTCTCGGATGACACCGACTGGGTCTTCGCGCTCGGCAAGCTCGACATGTCGTACTTCTTCGACACCAACCGCGTCGCGAACGATGCCTACCGACAGTTCGTATCATTCGCGTTCGAGAACGATCTCTCGATCCCCTTTCCGATCTACGGTGGCGCCGGGGCCCTGGCTCGATGGAACGCGTCCGAGGACTTCTACGTCATGCTGGGAGCGGGCGACGCCTCGACGGACGAACGCATCCCGTGGGGCAACGTCGTGAACGGCTCTTGGTGGCAACTCCTCGAGGCGGGCCTCACAATCGAGCCCGAGGCGCTCGGTGTCGGCAATTACCGACTGACGGGTTGGCACAGCGATAGCGGGCCCGGGAACGGCTTCGGAATCGGCATCAACATCGCCCAGAATCTCGGGGTCAGTTGGTTGGTCGGTTTCTTCCGAGCGGGCACCGGCGACCCCTCGCAAACGAACGTGCGGACTGCGCTCTCCGGTGGGCTGTCCTTCCAGGGCCCCTTCGGTCGACCAAACGACGAGGCCGGGGTCGCCCTCTCCTGGGCCGACCCCGCAACCGGAGGCCGCGACGAGACGTTCGGCGAGACGTTCTACCGCATCGCCCTCACGCCCCGGCTCTCACTTTCCCCGGGCCTCCAGATCGTCATGAACCCGAGCGAGAACCTTCAGGACGACCTGAGCGTCGTCGGCGGTGTGCGCGTTCTTTGGATGCTCTGA
- a CDS encoding SurA N-terminal domain-containing protein, producing the protein MLHFVRENKQSWIIYLILGVVCFVFVFFGVEAVVSGPGVTAIATVGETTIEPLEVQRAEFNLVQAYSNAYKDQFTDAVRDSLNLRQRALDNLIDRAVLADQAQKLGIEIGDDELRDVIVGNPGFQRDGRFDKEAYVRALRYSQLTPADYEESRRRDLAIQRLQQVVQDGVSVSEDAVLDTALAELETRTFTFVKLPTVEFEEHVAVDDEDAIKATYEKNKAKYATPETVRAAMLVFGPETYAEQVEVSDDDVTKFYDENKEGRFTQPHEVSARHILIKLDAGASDEDKAEARAELVDIQERIAGGEEFAAVATEVSQDTGSATKGGDLGFFGKGRMVPAFEEAAFALAPGETSDIVESPFGVHIIRVEEVREERVKPLDEVREEIVTEMQTAQGGEKAKEAAEAAYAALGEGKTFDEVAEADGLTVATPEPFAQNATIPGVGRSFPLTMALFGLEAGKHTDVSAVEKKWVIARLDEKVPSQTPALEDVRSRVAGDLRRTEGEKAGQAAAKALLAKANELGSLAKAAEASGRTVETSQSFSRQGPYVPGMGVNQQLKDAVFGLTDDKPVGDESFTVLGDSIVIGLGDTNLPTDDELKEKLEQTRTALVEQSQQRLFQRYVDELKSGVKIQVNADLLAQLPPV; encoded by the coding sequence ATGCTGCATTTCGTTCGTGAGAACAAACAGTCGTGGATCATCTACCTGATCCTGGGTGTCGTCTGCTTCGTCTTCGTCTTTTTTGGCGTCGAGGCGGTCGTGAGCGGCCCGGGGGTCACGGCCATCGCCACGGTCGGCGAGACCACTATCGAGCCACTCGAAGTCCAGCGGGCCGAGTTCAATCTGGTCCAGGCGTATAGCAACGCCTACAAGGACCAGTTCACGGACGCGGTGCGGGATTCGCTGAACCTCCGCCAACGAGCGCTCGACAACCTGATCGACCGAGCCGTGCTCGCCGACCAGGCGCAGAAGCTCGGAATCGAGATCGGGGACGACGAGCTGCGCGATGTGATCGTCGGCAACCCCGGCTTCCAGAGGGACGGGCGCTTCGACAAGGAGGCGTACGTTCGAGCCCTGCGCTACTCGCAGCTGACGCCAGCCGACTACGAGGAATCCCGTCGGCGCGACCTCGCGATCCAGCGGCTGCAGCAAGTCGTTCAGGACGGCGTGTCCGTCAGCGAGGACGCCGTGCTGGACACGGCTCTCGCGGAGCTCGAGACGCGTACCTTCACCTTCGTGAAGCTGCCTACGGTCGAGTTCGAAGAACACGTGGCCGTGGATGACGAAGACGCGATCAAGGCCACCTACGAGAAGAACAAGGCCAAGTACGCGACGCCGGAGACGGTTCGCGCCGCGATGCTCGTCTTCGGGCCCGAGACCTATGCAGAGCAGGTCGAGGTTTCGGACGACGACGTGACGAAGTTCTACGACGAGAACAAGGAAGGCCGCTTCACGCAGCCGCACGAGGTCTCGGCCCGTCACATCCTGATCAAGCTCGACGCCGGCGCATCGGACGAAGACAAAGCCGAGGCGCGTGCCGAGTTGGTCGACATCCAGGAGCGGATCGCGGGCGGCGAAGAATTCGCGGCCGTCGCGACCGAGGTCTCACAAGACACGGGGTCCGCGACCAAGGGAGGCGATCTCGGCTTCTTCGGGAAGGGCCGGATGGTCCCTGCGTTTGAAGAAGCTGCCTTCGCGCTCGCGCCCGGTGAGACGAGCGACATCGTCGAGAGCCCATTCGGAGTTCACATCATCCGCGTTGAAGAGGTCCGCGAAGAGCGGGTGAAACCGCTCGACGAGGTCCGCGAAGAGATCGTGACGGAAATGCAGACGGCGCAGGGTGGCGAGAAGGCCAAGGAAGCCGCCGAAGCCGCGTACGCGGCGCTCGGCGAGGGCAAGACGTTCGACGAGGTCGCGGAAGCGGACGGCCTCACGGTTGCGACGCCGGAGCCGTTCGCGCAGAACGCGACCATCCCCGGCGTGGGTCGCTCGTTCCCGCTGACGATGGCGCTCTTCGGTCTCGAGGCCGGGAAGCACACCGACGTCTCAGCGGTCGAGAAGAAGTGGGTCATCGCGCGGCTCGACGAGAAGGTCCCGTCGCAGACGCCGGCCCTCGAAGACGTCCGCTCCCGGGTCGCCGGTGACCTGCGCCGGACGGAAGGTGAAAAGGCAGGCCAGGCCGCAGCAAAGGCCCTCCTCGCGAAGGCCAACGAGCTCGGTTCCCTGGCCAAGGCCGCCGAGGCCTCGGGCCGCACGGTCGAGACCTCCCAGAGCTTCAGCCGGCAAGGCCCCTACGTACCCGGCATGGGGGTGAACCAGCAGCTGAAGGACGCCGTCTTCGGACTCACCGACGACAAGCCCGTCGGGGACGAGTCCTTCACCGTGCTGGGCGACTCCATCGTCATCGGCCTCGGCGACACCAACCTGCCGACCGACGATGAGCTGAAGGAGAAGCTGGAGCAGACCCGCACGGCCCTCGTCGAGCAGAGCCAGCAGCGTCTCTTCCAACGCTACGTCGACGAGTTGAAGTCCGGCGTCAAGATCCAGGTCAACGCGGATCTGCTGGCGCAGTTGCCGCCGGTCTGA
- the radA gene encoding DNA repair protein RadA: MARTRTIYVCQQCAAQHPKWVGRCNECGAWESVVEETLREKPKGPARTSIAVGGVAGAKPIPLSKVEPQGHKRTSTGLQELDRVLGGGLVPGSVTLLGGDPGIGKSTIGLQIMAAFSSSGHQTLYVSGEESPEQLKLRADRLGADESVLVLPETCLEDVLGHTEAVQPAILLIDSIQTIHSRELSSAAGSVAQVRECAAALVRHAKSTGRPTILVGHVTKEGTIAGPRVLEHVVDTVLYFEGEQGGGLRLLRAVKNRFGPTNEVGVFEMEETGLKDVTDPSKLLLAERPEGASGSAVLPTIEGTRPLLVEVQALAAKSALAMPRRTTLGLDSNRIAVLTAIVDKRAGLKLYEHDLFVSIAGGIRVREPAADLAIIAAIGSSARDKPLANDLVLFGEVGLAGEVRGVRHAETRLREAAKLGFARAIIPEATARQITPPDGLMITGVSSVPDLFADLWTAT, encoded by the coding sequence GTGGCTCGGACCCGAACAATCTACGTCTGCCAGCAATGCGCCGCGCAGCACCCGAAGTGGGTCGGGCGCTGCAACGAGTGCGGGGCGTGGGAGAGCGTGGTCGAGGAAACCCTGCGCGAAAAGCCCAAGGGCCCGGCACGCACGTCCATCGCGGTCGGCGGAGTCGCCGGTGCCAAGCCCATCCCCTTGTCGAAGGTCGAGCCCCAAGGGCACAAACGGACCTCGACGGGCCTCCAGGAACTCGACCGCGTGCTCGGTGGGGGCCTGGTTCCGGGCTCGGTCACCCTGCTCGGCGGCGACCCGGGGATCGGGAAGTCGACGATCGGGCTTCAGATCATGGCGGCGTTTTCCAGCTCGGGCCACCAGACGCTCTACGTGAGCGGCGAGGAGTCGCCCGAGCAGCTGAAACTCCGGGCCGACCGCCTCGGCGCCGACGAATCCGTCCTGGTTCTTCCCGAGACCTGCCTCGAAGACGTCCTCGGGCACACGGAGGCCGTCCAGCCGGCGATCCTCCTCATCGACTCGATCCAGACGATCCATTCCCGTGAGCTCAGCTCCGCCGCCGGCAGCGTTGCCCAGGTGCGCGAGTGCGCGGCGGCACTGGTCCGACATGCCAAGTCCACGGGCCGACCGACGATCCTCGTGGGACACGTGACCAAAGAGGGGACGATCGCGGGGCCTCGCGTGCTCGAGCACGTCGTCGACACGGTCCTGTACTTCGAGGGCGAACAAGGCGGAGGACTCCGCCTCCTCCGCGCCGTGAAGAACCGCTTCGGTCCGACGAACGAGGTGGGTGTGTTCGAGATGGAGGAGACCGGCCTGAAGGACGTGACCGACCCGTCCAAGCTTCTCCTCGCCGAGCGCCCCGAAGGCGCGTCGGGCTCCGCCGTGCTCCCGACCATCGAGGGCACCCGTCCGTTGCTCGTGGAAGTCCAGGCCCTCGCGGCCAAGTCGGCTCTCGCGATGCCTCGGCGTACGACACTCGGCCTCGATTCCAACCGAATCGCCGTACTCACCGCGATCGTCGACAAACGGGCCGGGTTGAAGCTCTACGAGCACGATCTCTTCGTGAGCATTGCCGGAGGCATCCGTGTGCGAGAGCCCGCCGCCGACCTCGCAATCATCGCCGCAATCGGGTCGAGCGCGCGCGACAAGCCGCTGGCGAACGACCTCGTGCTCTTCGGCGAGGTCGGTCTCGCCGGCGAGGTTCGCGGCGTGCGACACGCGGAGACGCGCCTGCGCGAAGCCGCGAAGCTGGGCTTCGCGCGCGCCATCATCCCCGAAGCGACGGCGCGGCAGATCACTCCGCCCGACGGGCTCATGATCACCGGTGTGAGCTCCGTTCCCGATCTCTTCGCAGATCTCTGGACGGCGACCTGA
- the mreD gene encoding rod shape-determining protein MreD, giving the protein MRALLIFVVAGALSVVLQTTLLEQVSFLPAAPDLIVVLCVYLGLHYHSVGGATGAFLLGYLLDTFSGSPPGLYALAMTLVFALVYLVSKRLWVENPVTSVAAVALGCGVKIVTVVTYFALAAPSNVGWLSLLRTLFFEALFALILSPLLFSALDGNLRTARQAKRPHAIE; this is encoded by the coding sequence ATGAGAGCCCTGCTGATCTTTGTCGTGGCGGGCGCCCTCTCGGTGGTCCTGCAGACGACTTTACTCGAGCAGGTGTCCTTCCTGCCGGCAGCGCCGGATCTCATCGTCGTGCTGTGCGTCTACCTCGGGCTCCACTACCACTCGGTGGGCGGGGCGACGGGTGCCTTTCTGCTGGGCTATCTGCTCGATACTTTTTCGGGTTCACCGCCCGGACTCTACGCCCTAGCGATGACGTTGGTCTTCGCATTGGTGTATCTTGTCTCCAAGCGACTATGGGTAGAGAACCCCGTAACCAGCGTTGCCGCGGTGGCGCTCGGCTGTGGCGTGAAGATCGTGACCGTGGTCACGTACTTCGCGTTGGCGGCACCGTCGAACGTGGGCTGGCTGAGCCTCCTGCGCACACTGTTCTTCGAAGCCCTGTTCGCGTTGATCTTGTCCCCGCTCCTGTTCTCTGCGCTCGACGGCAATCTTCGAACGGCGCGCCAGGCAAAACGCCCCCATGCGATTGAGTAG
- a CDS encoding rod shape-determining protein: MIFDSLLGWFSNDLAIDLGTANTLIYLKGEGIVCNEPSVVAMQKESRSGRRVLSVGAEAKRMLGRTPGNIIAIRPLKDGVIADFEITEAMLRYFIQKIHKRKSLIRPRIIICVPFGCTEVEKRAVRESAESAGAREVYLVEEPMAAAIGAGLPITEPTGNMIVDIGGGTTEVAVISLSGVVFSKSVRVGGDKMDEAIIQYIKRKYNLLVGERTAELIKITIGSAYPSSEIQTMEIKGRDLVAGVPKTVEISDEEIRDSLLEPINQVVEAVRIGLERCPPELASDIVDKGIVLAGGGALLRNLDVLLREETGLPIMAAEDPLTAVVMGAGKVLDELSLLKDVTIS; this comes from the coding sequence ATGATCTTCGACTCGCTCCTGGGCTGGTTCTCGAACGACCTAGCCATCGATCTCGGCACTGCAAACACGCTCATCTATCTCAAAGGTGAGGGTATAGTCTGCAATGAGCCTTCCGTGGTTGCCATGCAAAAGGAGAGCCGGAGCGGCCGGCGCGTCCTTTCGGTCGGAGCCGAGGCAAAACGCATGCTCGGCCGGACACCGGGCAACATCATCGCCATTCGGCCCCTGAAGGACGGCGTCATCGCCGACTTCGAGATTACCGAGGCGATGCTGCGGTATTTCATCCAGAAGATTCACAAGCGGAAATCGCTGATCCGCCCCCGAATCATCATCTGCGTGCCCTTCGGCTGCACCGAGGTGGAAAAGCGGGCTGTGCGGGAATCCGCTGAATCCGCGGGCGCCCGGGAGGTCTATCTGGTCGAGGAGCCCATGGCTGCCGCGATCGGGGCGGGCCTCCCCATCACCGAGCCGACCGGCAACATGATCGTCGACATCGGCGGTGGCACGACCGAGGTCGCGGTCATCTCCCTGTCGGGCGTCGTCTTCTCCAAGTCGGTCCGCGTCGGCGGCGACAAGATGGACGAGGCGATCATCCAGTACATCAAGCGGAAGTACAATTTGCTGGTTGGTGAGCGCACCGCCGAGCTGATCAAGATCACGATCGGGTCGGCCTACCCCTCCAGCGAAATCCAGACAATGGAGATCAAAGGCCGCGATCTGGTCGCGGGCGTGCCGAAAACCGTCGAGATTTCCGACGAGGAGATCCGCGACTCCCTGCTCGAGCCCATAAATCAGGTCGTCGAGGCAGTCCGGATAGGCCTCGAGCGCTGCCCGCCGGAGCTCGCTTCCGACATCGTCGACAAGGGCATCGTCCTCGCCGGTGGCGGCGCGTTGCTCCGGAACCTCGACGTCCTCCTGCGAGAGGAAACCGGTCTTCCGATCATGGCGGCCGAAGATCCGCTCACGGCCGTCGTCATGGGCGCGGGCAAGGTTCTCGACGAGCTGAGCCTCCTGAAGGACGTCACGATCTCGTAG
- the rodA gene encoding rod shape-determining protein RodA, whose product MRLMVDRRLIAHFDGLTLLTMLAILGLGAMTVYSATYDVSTGTHTSHAWRQVSWGSIGLVGLLVAVFFDYRQIERYAFVFYAIGLCLLIAVPLFGSMGGGSRRWLAFGPVTLQPSETMKLALIIVLARLFHHKTDARGLRLRDLAVPTALTMAPVLLILAQPDLGTAGVFLFVFASMLLLAGPTPGTLGILVLASIGAVPVLMSQLKPYQLKRITTFLNPENDPLGAGYHVIQSKIAIGSGGLTGRGYLHGTQNQLNFLPEQHTDFIFSVFSEEWGFFGAIGLIGLYVLLLVRGLVVVNRAKERFGALLAFGVLANIFWQAAINLGMTTGLLPVVGITLPFFSYGGSSLVTLMVGLGLVINVNMRRHSRDRVPRL is encoded by the coding sequence ATGCGGTTGATGGTCGACCGGCGCTTGATCGCGCACTTCGACGGGCTCACGCTCCTCACGATGCTCGCGATCCTCGGGCTCGGGGCCATGACGGTCTACAGCGCGACCTACGACGTCAGCACCGGCACACACACCTCGCACGCCTGGCGACAGGTAAGTTGGGGATCGATCGGGCTCGTCGGCCTGCTCGTCGCCGTCTTCTTCGACTACCGACAGATCGAGCGGTACGCATTCGTGTTCTACGCGATCGGCCTCTGCTTGCTCATCGCCGTACCGTTGTTCGGATCGATGGGCGGCGGCTCGAGGCGCTGGCTCGCGTTCGGCCCCGTCACGCTCCAGCCGTCGGAAACGATGAAGCTCGCCCTCATCATCGTGCTGGCGCGCCTCTTCCACCACAAGACGGATGCCCGCGGCCTGCGCCTTCGAGACCTCGCGGTCCCTACGGCCCTCACGATGGCCCCCGTGCTGCTGATCCTCGCACAGCCCGACCTGGGGACCGCCGGTGTGTTCCTCTTCGTGTTCGCGAGCATGCTGCTGCTCGCGGGTCCGACGCCCGGAACGCTCGGAATTCTCGTTCTCGCGTCGATCGGTGCCGTCCCCGTGCTGATGTCGCAGCTGAAGCCCTACCAGCTGAAGCGCATCACCACGTTCCTGAACCCGGAAAACGACCCGCTCGGCGCGGGCTACCACGTCATCCAGTCCAAAATCGCCATCGGGTCCGGCGGGCTCACCGGCCGCGGCTACCTGCACGGGACGCAAAATCAGCTCAACTTCCTTCCCGAACAGCACACCGACTTCATCTTCTCGGTCTTCTCCGAGGAATGGGGATTCTTCGGTGCCATCGGCCTAATCGGGCTGTACGTTCTGCTTCTGGTGCGCGGCCTCGTGGTCGTGAACCGTGCCAAGGAACGCTTCGGCGCTCTCCTCGCCTTCGGGGTTCTGGCAAACATCTTCTGGCAAGCGGCGATCAATCTCGGGATGACGACCGGACTCCTGCCCGTCGTGGGGATCACACTGCCGTTCTTCAGCTACGGCGGCTCCTCTCTAGTGACCCTCATGGTGGGACTCGGCCTGGTGATCAACGTGAACATGCGTCGCCATTCCCGAGACCGCGTCCCGCGGCTCTAA
- the mrdA gene encoding penicillin-binding protein 2, translating into MRLSSRETPHELRRTIVAAGLIVTAVFCVMGARLYALQVGEAERWSSLSENNRIRLQRIPPTRGLILDANGAPLVDNRPAYDVVVVPEDTKDLEATLQHASALLDLPQTRIETLKKAARKRPAYEGLTVYRDVDWDTVVALETRQLELPGVSLEVGPLRTYPFGDFASHLLGYVGEVSGSDLKSGDSYRMGDLIGKFGAERAWEGYLRGVAGGQQIEVNSLGRRLRVLSRVPETRGNSLVLTIDRRLQQFAEQLLEGKQGAIVALRPKTGEVLAMASGPSFDPNPFARGIRQKEWDEITSAEYDPLSNRALQGQYPPGSTFKIITAAAALEEGVITPFSRLYCGGSYRFGKRRYRCWKRGGHGSMNLHDALMHSCDVYFYQVGKQLGVDTIAEYSRRFGLGSLTGIALTNEKPGLIPTSEWKKRRFNEPWYGGETLSVAIGQGFVLTTPLQMANVIAMVANGGLLMRPQYVSRVESPHGEIIEQLEPDVIGDAGLRRSTLHQIREALRDVVNHKRGTGKRSKLPTIDVGGKTGTAQVFKMGRKAVKTEHMARHLRDHAWFVAFAPVDDPEIAISIVIEHAGRGGGAAAAPLARDLADFYFALTRGRDYQLTDADPSTGVSLAAMADPAIESEHDPMPVLVPDDIRARMLNLRGQG; encoded by the coding sequence ATGCGATTGAGTAGCCGAGAGACACCGCACGAGCTTCGCCGCACGATCGTCGCGGCCGGGCTCATCGTAACTGCAGTCTTCTGCGTGATGGGCGCCCGGCTCTACGCGCTCCAAGTCGGCGAGGCCGAGCGGTGGAGCTCTCTGTCTGAGAACAATCGCATCCGACTGCAGCGGATCCCGCCCACTCGGGGCCTGATCCTCGACGCCAACGGCGCACCGCTGGTGGACAATCGTCCCGCCTACGACGTGGTCGTCGTCCCGGAGGACACAAAGGACCTGGAGGCGACTCTCCAGCACGCGAGCGCCCTGCTGGACCTGCCTCAGACCCGGATCGAGACACTCAAGAAGGCGGCGCGAAAGCGCCCCGCGTACGAAGGACTCACGGTCTACCGCGACGTCGACTGGGACACCGTCGTCGCCCTCGAAACCCGCCAGCTCGAGCTGCCTGGCGTGAGCCTCGAGGTCGGCCCCCTGCGCACGTACCCCTTCGGGGACTTCGCCTCGCACCTCCTCGGCTACGTGGGCGAGGTGTCGGGCTCGGATCTCAAGTCGGGTGACAGCTACCGCATGGGCGACCTGATCGGGAAGTTCGGCGCGGAGCGCGCGTGGGAGGGCTACCTGCGCGGCGTCGCCGGCGGCCAGCAGATCGAGGTCAACTCCCTCGGACGACGTCTGCGCGTCTTGTCTCGCGTTCCCGAAACGCGCGGCAACAGTCTCGTCCTGACCATCGATCGACGACTCCAACAATTCGCCGAACAACTCCTCGAGGGAAAACAAGGCGCAATCGTCGCGCTGCGGCCCAAAACCGGCGAGGTGCTCGCGATGGCAAGCGGCCCGAGCTTTGACCCGAACCCGTTCGCTCGCGGCATCCGACAGAAGGAATGGGACGAGATCACCTCGGCCGAGTACGACCCGCTGTCGAACCGCGCGCTCCAGGGCCAGTACCCACCCGGCTCGACGTTCAAGATCATCACGGCAGCCGCGGCCCTCGAAGAAGGCGTCATCACCCCGTTCTCGAGGCTGTACTGCGGTGGCAGCTACCGGTTCGGCAAGCGTCGTTACCGCTGCTGGAAGCGCGGCGGGCACGGCTCGATGAACCTGCACGACGCCCTGATGCACTCGTGCGACGTCTACTTCTACCAAGTCGGGAAGCAGCTCGGCGTCGACACGATCGCCGAGTACTCGCGCCGCTTCGGCCTGGGCTCCTTGACGGGAATCGCCCTCACGAACGAGAAGCCGGGACTCATCCCGACCAGCGAATGGAAGAAGCGGCGGTTCAACGAGCCCTGGTACGGGGGCGAGACGCTTTCTGTCGCGATCGGCCAGGGATTCGTGCTCACGACGCCTCTTCAGATGGCGAACGTCATTGCCATGGTCGCCAACGGCGGACTCCTGATGCGGCCCCAGTACGTCAGCCGAGTCGAATCTCCGCACGGCGAGATCATCGAGCAACTCGAGCCCGATGTCATCGGCGACGCCGGCCTTCGCCGCTCCACGTTGCACCAGATCCGCGAGGCCCTTCGCGACGTCGTGAATCACAAGCGCGGCACCGGCAAAAGGTCGAAGCTTCCAACGATAGATGTCGGCGGGAAGACCGGTACGGCGCAGGTCTTCAAGATGGGCCGCAAGGCGGTGAAGACCGAACACATGGCGCGACATCTTCGCGATCACGCTTGGTTCGTCGCCTTCGCGCCCGTGGACGACCCAGAGATTGCGATCTCCATCGTCATCGAACATGCCGGCAGGGGCGGCGGCGCCGCCGCTGCGCCCCTCGCACGGGACCTTGCCGATTTCTACTTCGCTCTCACACGCGGGCGCGACTACCAGCTCACCGACGCCGACCCGTCGACCGGAGTTTCGCTCGCCGCGATGGCGGATCCCGCGATCGAATCCGAGCACGATCCGATGCCGGTCCTCGTGCCGGACGACATCCGTGCCCGAATGTTGAATCTCCGTGGACAAGGCTAA
- the mreC gene encoding rod shape-determining protein MreC — translation MLDLLRRRSTPLTTAALILASLALLVTNSRGGQRIDPLGVVFLELVTPIAHLGTRISSSLTNTWNAYVDLVGARQEREWLRTRVRSLEAEADAASAISRENERLQALLGLRDTLPTSAVAARITGAEASGLFRTATLDKGAGDGVAEGFAVIAGGGVVGRVVATSPHASRVLLLDDHASGVDALVRRTRARGIVEGGSQAGCRLKYVKRRENIRVGDKVITSGLDGIFPKGLAIGEIVQLGEEEHGLYRTAEIRPTVEFAKLEEVLVVEPPSREVPPPPTQAAVTAGERDG, via the coding sequence GTGCTGGATCTGCTGCGACGGCGTTCGACCCCTCTCACGACCGCGGCCCTGATCCTCGCCTCGCTGGCGCTTCTCGTGACAAATAGCCGTGGCGGACAACGGATCGACCCTCTCGGCGTCGTCTTCCTCGAACTAGTGACGCCCATCGCCCACCTCGGAACGAGAATCTCGAGCTCCCTCACGAACACCTGGAACGCCTACGTCGACCTCGTGGGGGCCCGCCAGGAGCGGGAGTGGCTCCGCACCCGCGTCCGGTCCCTCGAGGCCGAAGCGGACGCCGCGAGCGCAATCTCCCGTGAAAACGAGCGTCTGCAGGCGCTGCTGGGCCTGCGGGACACCCTCCCGACGAGCGCCGTGGCGGCTCGGATCACCGGCGCCGAGGCGAGTGGGCTCTTTCGCACCGCCACGCTCGACAAGGGTGCCGGTGACGGCGTCGCAGAGGGATTCGCCGTCATTGCGGGTGGCGGCGTGGTCGGACGGGTGGTCGCCACCAGCCCGCACGCCTCCCGGGTCCTGCTCCTGGACGACCACGCGAGCGGGGTCGATGCCCTGGTTCGCCGGACCCGCGCCCGGGGGATCGTCGAAGGGGGCTCCCAGGCGGGCTGTCGGCTGAAATACGTGAAGCGCCGCGAGAACATTCGGGTCGGCGACAAGGTGATCACGTCCGGGCTCGACGGAATCTTCCCCAAGGGCCTCGCCATCGGAGAGATCGTCCAGTTGGGCGAGGAAGAGCACGGTCTGTACCGAACGGCCGAAATCCGCCCCACGGTGGAGTTTGCCAAGCTCGAAGAGGTGCTGGTCGTGGAGCCGCCGAGCCGCGAGGTGCCGCCGCCGCCGACGCAGGCCGCGGTGACGGCCGGTGAGCGCGACGGATGA